The genomic window TCTcatataacaatttacagtTATCAATCCTTTAATAATAAGACAAATGTTTTTCTTCGTTGTAGTTATTTCAATGAATTGTAGGTTAAAGGCTCTAATTGTAATCAATGGATTACTCATACCTAtaccttaatattatatttttaaatatttaagccaTAGTttaggtataaactataaatgtatagtttataattttagtgtttataattattaactatattataaaaaaatttactatgaatatttatatttattttcttttatagaaTGAATAAATGTTCAAACAGACGGTgggatgtatataatatttatacttgctTATAGATTTgtagtgtattttaaatttttaaataacttaaaaacaaaatattaaatcaaggcACTTAGTTATATTCCTTATGTTATGGactaaatatatctaatttaaattatccaatATAATACACCAATTTATGATAcactcaattttaatttttctaaaacattaaatttaatattcttaaaagttATTACCAGCTAagcaatcattatttattaatttgttacattatattttaacattgataTAACTATTGACAATGTTTCATTAACTttctatacaaatacataatacctatgtatatatatgtgtgtgtgtgtgtgtgtgtgtgtatgaatagagagtatattatatataattgtatttatataaacatgtttaagagaataaattttaaaaaaaatgtatgatcatAGACATGGCAAGACCTTAAagccaaaacaaaaaaaaaaaaaagtgatattAAAAGTGACTTCTCTGGAACTGGTGGAGGTCCTCCACAAACTGATCAATTAGATTCTGTAGAAGAGAGGATACTGTGTACAATAGGGGAAGTACCAATAAGTGGGGATCCTTATGTCCATGAATCGACTGTGAGTTTTGACCATCAGGATTCAAAAAAGTGTGTGTCAGAATTTGTTGATCCCCTTGATATGCCTGCCACTTCTAGTAACTTTCAGTAAGTTATTTGTAaactatcaaataaaaataaataaataaaaaataatgaattattttctgtcgtaatctatcaatattttataaaagatacTTACAACCAGCACAAACATCACAAATTAATAGTGAGATACTGGATACTCAGCCAGCCAAAGTACCATTTACCGAGTTGTCTCAACTGAAACGGTatccaatataaatacataacttaGAAATGTGATATAACTTATAGGtaaactaattattgttaatgtacttttatataaCAGTGTTGTGAAGTTCTCAAAAGCAGATAGATTAAATAACACAGTTGAAGCCactaataaattgaatgatgTATCTGCAGCCCGTAACTCAATAGTGGAGAGCTATTACAATGCTAAGATTGAGTTACTAAAAAAGCAAACTGAGCAAAATGAAAGGATGGTAATTGCTAAAGAAAGGAGTGCCATTGCTAAAGAAAGGAGTGCCATTGCTAATGAAGCGATTGCAAGAGCTTTAGCAATGATGTTGCCAAAAGATCCTTTAAACAGCCCCACTACTAGCacagaatagattaaataataaatgctacTAGTACCTACACTAAccatcaatattatacttaacttaCACTATTGCACTACTTTATACtctatatctaataattttaatttcactatAACACTACTttataccaaataatttaaatttaataattaccacttctatatacttatctatgataattagtaattacataatattaatataaaaatgttaggtgATAGCACTAGccactaataactaataagtaattacatattataatactgaacaacaagtgtgtgtgtgtgtgtgtgtgtgttgtcaATACTAAAACATAACCTTGAaaactattgtaattattaattatatgatttttaaaggttatgtttttgtattgtacACTTGTaccacgatttaagatagtaCTATCTTAAATCATGACTTGTACAGTTGTACCAAAGATATTCTTTAATATCTATGACTTGTACAGcatacatagtacatacctacttactgatttaataaattgtgtttatataggtagttttgtttaatacttttatatcttaattagtttataataaaaacacactcatataaaacataacacaaatattatttaattattgaataaagttTGAACAATTTGGTCTCGAATATGTCGTCCACTAGATAATTCAGGATTTCTTAAGTCGACCATTCctctattattcaataaagcTTCATCCAGTGTCTGATAAATACCAAAGTCAATGATCTCATCTTCATCAACATCAACCAATGGCACGTTGTCtgtaatacacatattatgcaaaacaacacatgtgttaattattttggatGCTTTATTTGGCGTATAATGAAGCACTCTATGTTTCAATAGACATCTGGAATtaacataggtaggtattattatttattttgacataatattacattatattataggtttatagGGTCTAAGGTGGTTTTATTTGTACTTTAgcttatatgtaaattatttttttatttattatactcattatttataagtgtatGCACATTTCTTATATAGATTACCGAAATCGCATTTTCAGAACACCAATGCATCGTTCAATTGTTGATCTAATTGAACAAAATGCATTATTGTAAGAAGCTTCGGGGGATAGTGGAGCAGGATCCAAGTACGGAGTCATTAACCAAGGACGAAGGGCATATCCTGAATCACctgatataaaaaacaataattataatatgtcaaacaCTTaagtattagatatttaagatttctatgtatattttgaacacACCTAATAAGAAGTACGATGCATGACCATTTTCGTGAAGGTCCTTTagaaatgtttttacattGCTAGAGTTCCAAACACAAGCATCGTTCGCAGAACCCGGGAACTTAGcagatacatttattatttttaaatctgcaTCACATatctttaaagaaaaaaattcactaACCAATGacaattactaaatattttattatttaatcttctAGTTAGTCTTCccaattcaaaattgtatataggAATCACTTAAAAtccacttaatatttatttttaaatttaaatttgaaaaatgtttacatataatatgtgttgaatccacttaaaataaaatattgaattacttACCAGTTGAGTGTTGATA from Aphis gossypii isolate Hap1 unplaced genomic scaffold, ASM2018417v2 Contig00663, whole genome shotgun sequence includes these protein-coding regions:
- the LOC126554963 gene encoding uncharacterized protein LOC126554963, whose protein sequence is MAKKSMTPSQKEALVEFMENHPDLRKGKFSINFTTAIAKKMWVECQTMLNSIPGPAKEWHEWRKTWQDLKAKTKKKKSDIKSDFSGTGGGPPQTDQLDSVEERILCTIGEVPISGDPYVHESTVSFDHQDSKKCVSEFVDPLDMPATSSNFQYLQPAQTSQINSEILDTQPAKVPFTELSQLKRVVKFSKADRLNNTVEATNKLNDVSAARNSIVESYYNAKIELLKKQTEQNERMVIAKERSAIAKERSAIANEAIARALAMMLPKDPLNSPTTSTE
- the LOC126554964 gene encoding putative nuclease HARBI1; translation: QSALTIERKVLTALRFLAAGSYQLDVGENSHSSVSQPSVSRIIEEFVNAVNNPSIFEKYVYFPRNFEELDGSRQRFYNKYSFPGIIGVIDCTHVAIVPPKTEDNLYPEHIYVNRKGYHSINTQLICDADLKIINVSAKFPGSANDACVWNSSNVKTFLKDLHENGHASYFLLGDSGYALRPWLMTPYLDPAPLSPEASYNNAFCSIRSTIERCIGVLKMRFRCLLKHRVLHYTPNKASKIINTCVVLHNMCITDNVPLVDVDEDEIIDFGIYQTLDEALLNNRGMVDLRNPELSSGRHIRDQIVQTLFNN